GCTTGAAAAGGTGATCTGCATTGAAAGCTTATTGGGAGCTTGAGAGTTTCATGTGAAGGCAGTGTACTTACACAAATATGAGCAGTTTCTAGATTCACGCGTTAGTTGTATGGGCTGTGTTTAAGGAGGACAGGAAGCACCTCGACATGTACAATTCGCCTCtagtgtggccatttgagctacaTCTCTGGCTCAAACATAAAAAAAGttgggaacagagaaacttagaagtggatgAGTATTGGAGTCtttgagtggagaggtgaacattccagagTTAagccataaaatggcaacaatggataagttaatgtaATTCCATTGGATCATCAAAagcttatgtctggaagcacagcttgtatcatctccttgctgcttctgctgtacctgctgctgtcttcccccaccactgttttggctgctgttgctttttCGTCACTGCTTgatcccttccccatcttccttaagattattatatttctgtagtagtttattcttcTTATACTATTATATATAAACTGTACAAAAACAGTTTCATTTTTTCTCAGACTTTCTAAAATTCTGAATTGTAGTGGATTTGTtttactgggggagggatctgccctaacccagCACATTAGTTTTGGTGCTTTTCCAAACGTGGAGCACAaccttggtttggttttttgattGATAAGCAGGATAAGGAAGTTCAGAAAAAATGAATTTGTTTGGTATCTTGTGGCCCATTATTGCATTGGTTTTGACCTTATTGGTTCAGCAGTGATTTACTGCCTCAGTGCATTATCATGTGTGCTCATTTTTTGCTAAAATGGTGTGGAAGCGGGTAAAAGGTGTGTTAACAAAGGCTGGAAAAATTATTATGGAAATTTTAGGTTTAGGAATGTAGCTGAGGGTATGCCAGATGTTATGTTGGTGTCAGACTAAGATTTATTTGGGAGAGCTGAGTTATCTAGTGGTTTGCCTAATATGTTTGAATTTGATGTTTCTGGGTGCTAATGTAGATCTGATTGTAGtttggagagagagatgcaagAATAAACAGGCTATGAGTGAGGTGGCAGGGAGGTAGGGGTTAAGGCCATGACACTGGGCAGACAGATTGCTCACCGAGCAGTGAAACGTCTTGCCTCAGAACTCAGAAAAAGTAGCTGGATATGCTCTGTACCCCACTGCCTCTGAAGCATGGAGTCAAGAAACTATCTGGTTTCCGTTAGCACTGAATAGAATGGAGAACAAGAAGCAGTGGGACCCCTGCGGGAGTGCAGTCGCAGAGGGCTATGGTGGCAGCGGTGGATTTGGCTGCAAATGGTGTGGACTATGGCAAAGTCCCTCAGACAGACAGAGTTGAAGAACTTGTTTGCGAAAAACACAGCTCAAACATTTTGATTAGTAGAAGAGTACCTGACATGGGCACGTCCACCATTAAAGGGGCTGCTGAGACAAAGGTTCTTCCACCTGCAACCAAGGGACCGAAAGTGATACCAGAGGATGCAGCAGGGTCCTCGGAGGGCAAGCTCACTAATGCCATCAAGTCTGCTAattccactgctcctgcttCAGTCCCTATGCCACCACTATGTAAGGAACAGAGCCTGTGAAAGAAACCAAATTTAGATGATCTTATGAAAGGCACCTCTGAGATTAAGACACGTCTTACTTCAAGCAAAGAAGTTCAGACAGATGTCAGTGAGCAGGGAGATTCGAATGGAAGAATTAAGATCAAGAGTCAagagaagttaaaaaatggcAGCTAGTATTGAGGGTTGAGTTAGCTCAGATGATGATGGgtataaaccagagcagggtaatcCCATGGAGGGAACTGTTAGGGACACTTTTGCTGCTCCTGAGGAGTTTCAGAAGTTTGCTCAACTaatgaagcaaagggaagaggatccaggagagggTAAATGTACTGGTGTGAAGGCTGGTACCCCTGTgggaaaaagaaatggaaaggcTATAGCTAAGGGAAAATATCTCAGGAAATGGATGATAGTGATGAAGCCCCATTACCAAGGAAGGAgatcaggcatattaggcaagattACACCTGGAAAGAGCAAGAACTGTTGATGAGTTAGCTAAACAGATGTTAGGATGGAGGTATGGATACTGTAGAAATAAACCTTTGGTCAgtgaggcagttgggagtttttttGAGAGATAATGGCATAGAtataagcacttaggacatcttGGTGGCAATTCTAACCTCTGGTCAtgcgtattgacagctgtggtactgcggtaccccAACGGTCCGTGATTATTGTACTTACACAAAATTGAGACTACTTAAGATCTTTGCTTGTTTAACCCAGTTCATTCCTGTGGGGAAAACCAATACATACAGCAGTAAGTGATGATATGATGCTAATTCTGCAGTGATAAGATGGACCACTCATCTACTCTTTTGATGAAGTACAGTAGTGAGACACACAAActtgaagggaaaataaaataggtggtggttttttttccatgagaTAAGCCTTTTTGTGTcagcacccagggctgctggaAGTAGGAGCAGATTGCCAGATCAGAGCTGCCAGGGGAGAAGCTGCCAGGTCCAGTTTCACCTCCAAATGAACTGCACATTTTAGAAAGTACTTATCATTTTTGGGCaggtcaggggaaaaaaaacaacttctggAGGTTGTCTCCTTTTGTTGTAGGTTTCTGTCTGATCTGAAGACCAAGCACTGCAGTGACCgaagagcagcagggagacATGGCAAGGATATACCTCGCATAATGGGTTCCTTTCACGTAAACCCTGTTCCCTACACAGAAGTCCTGAAGGACTCCATTGGTTGTGGAGGTGCTACCGCACATTTCTATCTTGAAAGGGAGTTTTTTGTGCTCAGCTTACATCCCTTATTAATGGCTTCACATTTCCAGGGTTAACTTCACCATTTGTCATTGATAAAAATTTCTGTTCTTTTTAATTTTAGATGTGAAGATTAATGGAGTCCAAGTGCAAGGTTTCTGTTTAGGTTCTTGGGCAGTCTGTCTCTTGATCAATAAATAAGTTGAAGAGCAGTAGTGATACACTAGTTTTTGTAGTGTAGTTGTAGTTGTTACAATGAGTGCTAAGCTTTTGCCATTGCCAAGCCATGGCAATGGAAAATCACACATAATATGCATGCTATTGAATTGCGATGAATGTTCTTTTGGTTTTCTGTGAGGTTATTGACATACTAAGCCTCAGCAAAAGGGTTTTATGAAAATTGAGCTATGTTTGAAACTCTGCATGATACAGCTGATCCATATTACCATAATGTGCCAGACACTGCTATTAGTAGGTGAGATCTGCAGGCAAAAATGATTGCAATGCAATTTCATCTTTTTAATGCAAAATCACACATATCCTCCCTGCAGGGCTATTGTTATTTGGTGGACTACAATTTAGAtttgagagagaaaacaaacaaacaaacaacaaaaaacaaccaacaaattAATTTATATGTAAATACAACCTGAAGGCTGAAAATACCCAAGCTGCTGCAAAGACAGAGGGCATGGACATGAAAACTAATGGATCTGTTGTGGTTGGAAATTTATAGTTTACCACAACAGAAGTAAAAATAAATGAGGTCATCTTGGAAACCCCATTGGTCAGCATATCAGACGTCAGTTTATGTGCTCCAATTAaaggagaaaatggaaaagtTTCTGGATATTCATTATTTTTAAACGAGcttgagagaggagagcagaatcAATGTTTTTCATATGTTCTATTAGCAAATTACAGGCCAttaataagatttttttttttttgtttgactcATACATAAGCTTGTGTGACCTTTATTTGGTTTGGATGTGAGGTGTGTGTTTTTAGAAATTGTTACACTTCTTTCTGTCTATGTTACATGAAAATAAAATTTTCAGGAAAACCAAGAGTAATAATGACTTCCATGGGTCTCAGAAAATGCTGGGAGAGACAGGAAATTCAGCATTCAAAAGCAGAAGAGTAGTGAAACAAGGATATGGTAGACATTTATTGTTTCCTGCAGAATCATTTGGTTCATTTAACTTTTGTTTCTTGATACAGTTTCTTGAAAAGTATCTGCTTGTTGAAGTATTTTCAATTAGGCTTAAAATGGCATAAATTTACTTGGAGAGACATTTACATTAACCATCTCAAGTTCCTCACTTACCTCTTGCTTTTGGAGATCCAAATCTTACTTCTTGCTAACATAGCTTTTACTTTAGCAAGGGAAAGTGTAGTTTAGTTTCATAGCCATTTTAGAAGAGTCTGtgataaaaacaaacaagtggCTCCTCTAATAAGTACTCAAGCTCAAACCTATGCAACCAGTAGTAATTGCTGTCTATCTTCCTAAAAATTTCTTGGGGATTTATGCACCAAACTCAGGTTAATGCTAATAAGAGTTACCTAAACCCTCTGGTGCACTGATAGGATAATAGATCATTTATTTAGTATTGCATCTCACTGATtcaattttattattttttttaaatgaaaactaAATTCGAATTGGAGGTTATGGTATAAGgaacttcttttccttcctctctgtaGGTGTGTTTCTAAGAAGAGGAAGCCCACATGTTAGTCAGTTTTTGCTAATGCCGCTGAAGAAAATGAAGCCACGTTTCAGCTTTGCCAATCCTTTTCCCACCACCCTTGGCTGAATGAGAAATGGTCATGTGATTATGCTGACACCTCAGCATGCATTTTGTAGACCTGTGGTTAACTCGTTCCCTATCCATGTGTCTGCTTTTACAAAGTTTTGTCCTCATGATACTGTGCTTTCATTCTGCCAGTATGTGCCCAAAAGGCTGTCTCTGTTCTCACTCTGGAGGACTGAACGTAAGCTGTAGCAATGCAAACCTCAAGGAAATACCCAGAGATCTCCCTCCAGAAACAGTCCTGCTTTATTTGGACTCCAATCAGATAACATCTATCCCCAATGAAATTTTTAAGGACTTGCACCAACTGAGAGTCCTCAATTTATCAAAAAATGGAATTGAATTTATAGATGAACATGCCTTTAAAGGGGTGGCAGAAACCTTGCAGACTCTGGATTTGTCTGACAACAGGATTCAAAGTGTGCATAAAAACGCTTTCAACAACTTAAAGGCCAGGGCTAGAATTGCAAACAATCCCTGGCACTGTGActgcacactgcagcaggtgtTAAGAAGCATGGCCTCTAACCATGAGACAGCCAACAATGTTATCTGCAAGACTTCTGTGCTGGATGAACACGCAGGGAGACCGTTCCTCAATGCTGCCAATGATGCTGACCTCTGCAACCTTCCTAAAAAGACTACTGATTACGCCATGCTGGTCACCATGTTTGGCTGGTTCACCATGGTGATCTCATATGTGGTTTATTATGTCCGGCAAAATCAGGAGGATGCAAGGAGGCACCTTGAGTACTTGAAATCTTTGCCAAGCAGGCAAAAGAAACCTGATGAAGCTGATGACATTAGCACTGTGGTATAGTATTCTGAATATAATGACTGCCTTTGTGATGGTAACTAGATTTGGATGATGCTAAAACCAGAAGTTTACTTCTAATGTTCATTGTAAACATAAAGactttggaggttttttccctGTTTAACTGAATTACACCACTGTTGATCTTTCTAAGAGAAAGTTTTGTCTGGGTGGTATACTTTAACGATTTCTCTGGTGGAACCGTAAAACAAGTGAATTAATATGTAAACATTACTTTAGACCCATTTCACTATTTAATAATgaattctatttttttaatttaaaagacAAATAAAAGCTTAAATTTGAACCATGCAAACCAGAGTAATTTATTGATCAGAAACCTGTGCAGTGCCAGAGCTCACCTGCACTTGTGAAGTAGAAGAGAGGAGTGATAATACAGTGGGCTTTGAGGTCTGGGAGCAGAGGATCCCAAAAGGCCATTTCTCTCCGTGGTGTGCAAGGTAAAGTGCTGGTGAATTGTAGCCCGATTTTGGCACTGATTGCCTAATGAGAGAGGGGTGTAGTGTGGGGAGAGTAGAGTATCCTGAATCTGGTTGTGAGGGACTAATGCATGGGTAACGCTCCAGAGGCCGTTTCAGCAGCACCGAGAAGGAGCCAACATGAATAAGCTGCATTGTAGGACACTGAAGAGAGATAAGTGAGTGAATGCAGTGGGGTTTTGTCTTACATCCACATACTGCCTCCTGTGAACTTCAGGCTGGTGTCCCCAACAGAAGGAAGGATACCACGAAGGCAAGAGCAATGTTCAAACCAGAGTACCGCTAATGATAAAAGAAAAAGTTGTAGGTCTTTTAAATCTGTATAGTGCCTGTAATTAAAAGTGGCTTTATTTTAAGAGTGCAGCCTTTTTTAAAAAGCTGAATTAAATAAGTGTGTATGGGTATATCCTATTGTGTTACAAAGTATTTTAGTATGATTTTATGGATAAATGCTTGGGAGAACATAAAGTCCATGCAGTTTAATTCCACCTAGGATATGCAGTAGGTGTTTTCATAGacccagaatgttttgggttggaagggacctttgacaATTATCAAGCGCAACTCAGGAGGGTTTAAAGCTCTGCTGTTTTTAAAAACTGGATGTTTTTCTCTTCACAGATAAAGTTCTCAAAGGGAACAAATTCACATGACTATTTTCCTCTCATCCTTTATTACCGTTGTAAAATGGTACTTGACTCTGAGTCACTGTAGATCAAACCTGACTGATATTGAAATATGGATTGCAGAAGTATGGATTAAAAAATTTATAAAATgcttctttgaaaaaaaaacaagtgttAAGGGACAggcttattttatttttaaaactcCACAGTCCAGTACTCCACTAGGttatctggttttttttttacaaatacactcttttttttttattttagagTGTACAAGCTCATTCATCATCTTCCTACAGAACACTGTTAAAAGGATATCTAGAATTTGTTTCAAAGCAGATgagggaacaagaaataaaatactttttttaatGCACAGAGTCAACTTTTTATGTCATCTTTGTGGGCCGAGTCCTTCCTGAGTAGCTGTTCTTGTGACCAGCTTAGTTGTTTGTATTGTTTTATCTTGATGAACAGGTTTTGGCCTATTAAGAGAATGTTAACATTTGTAAagggtacaggctgcccaaaaaCCTATGTGGTATTTCTGcatcccctttccccctccattATGTAAAAATCTTAAGTTCACATCCTATTTGGTTTGCATTTTACACCTTCCTTTTTTCAAGCTTTATCTTGCTGAACTTTGTAGTGTTACTGAAGTgttgctgccagcctgccaagCCGTGTGTGGCCTCGTGCAGTAGGACTAAATACATATGACTGAGAAAATAAAATTGCACTGGTAATATCTAAGAAACCCCACTGAACTGCATCTGTTTAGGCTGAGCCAAGTTCATTCCTGATACATCTCTCCTAATGTCTCAAAAATGTCCTTTGCGGTATaatgtgttttgtttctgtctctGTGTTCCCCGAGTGATACTTTGGATCCCACCTAGTATGCTGTGTTTGGTAAAAACAAGGGGTCTAGCTAAAAGGAAGAGACTGGGCTGGAGATGCTAACATAATGGAGAATTCACAAGTAAATGCAGGATTTTCTCTACAGAATatcgtgctagtttgaagcaagctagaatgttttggtaaaagaactagataatgggcagtgaaatgaaaacaattgtgtctccttctctcacagtcacgctgagaactctgggaagaagaagtaaacattctccattttgtttctcacttctgcctttgccttcagacctagtcacatctcattaaccctgctcccactaaccttgctccctaacctcttggctgcacctcttttcttcctgagaactggggtaaggtccccctcctggggactcaggtttctgggaggggagttgtgcttttgtattgtttatcctttgtatatttctgtatataactgtatatatattgtaaatagctgcttgtatattctgctagctgtaaataaatagcttcatttatattcccagaggccgtctgagttagctggggcaaattcaaaagtgtgggggggcgggtaagagcccaaaccatcacatttttttattggcacccaacgtggggctagatatatttgagtgattggaaattagctctgggaattaagatgaagctaatcaagcagctattgtatttggttggggcattgctctggtctggttttgttttcttggcatttagttggataaaagctcaaattgttgcttattttattgatctggcttataataaggctaaagctaaggtttcagatatgttctggagctggggtgatttgattcttggttatgctggttttaatgtcactgagaatattaccaagaatattacaggagctctggtgaataatatgacaatcaatggaaattctgctttaaatacggctctaatgagagttattcagcctaagacaggaattccaactgtttgcctaggcacatgctcatgtaaaactgttttgctactcacaattttaatatttgcctcatgattttaattttcatattaattttggcattatgtgtgaaaaattcaaaaccagcttctgtaagaactaggaaaaattctgtgtctcagaagcagtctctttcacagcaaaacaagggaacacagttatcggcttcccccttgccagcctctgcccctccttctccaagtgctgggaacatggccaatgttcctgccagtaacataaacaataataatgataataaaaacaacgggcagagtttggcaggagtcccaggagcacaggcaggtacccaaaatcagaatgttcctagcaacaatgataacacgtcagggttggcaggcatcccaggaggacaggcaaataatcccactaatgctaataatactactaatgctggtaatgctagcccagtcagtccaaatcctaatgacaccagctcagccaatttgaacccccagccagcagaccagaaccaaaatcctcctgttaaaagcaaggcagatttgaactcacaagctccaggtcagacccctaatgattcaaatcctccagcagatatgtccaagtctgttgctgttcaggcctttctggcacctgctaaggcaaaagctaagacaaagagtggttcacaggaggatgtaagagaggggacctctggtgatcagcaaggagaagaggaggaggagatagttagtctgcgagaccttgcagATAcactgagacatcaatactcaagtgagaggggCACTGTGAGGTCAGCTgctaagagagaggatggttccaatgagtttaggaatgctatgaggaagattgtgttaggccagggacaaccagaacaacaggaggaagaggaggtggaagatgacatccagggctccaaggatccactcagagaggtcagggaagttagaaaggaatacacaagggaatcaggtgagccaatcctaagctggctagtgagatgccgtggcattggtgctgatgctctgcaggtaggagacaagtctgccaagcagctgggaccactcactaaggagagtggagtggacaaatacctggcaagtcctcttggtagggttagcttgtggacacgccttctgttggctgtggctatgagatatccttcccgggatgatttgccatgggctgccaagaagtggaacaccattgagcagggaattaagcttctgaaggagtttgctgtgaaggaagtgctttatggagatcatggtactcatgagcctgacgatattcctttgggaacaggtctcatgaagaagctgattaagcttgctccttcatcctatgctaacatcttggccagcaaatttctatcaaggagtgataatggaagatctttcactgttggtgaattcattgaccagctcaggcagatagaggacagcttgtcacattctggtataatctgtgccataaagactatgactacagagcttaaagatggtattagagatggcatcaaagagagcatgaaagaactgaaggaggatcttaaaaacattaccaatctggtaaaggataccattcctgcatcatctgaatgggtgcatgtttctgcagtccggaacagacgcccacctcctgcaaggcaattccagcccaggaggagacaaattccacccagacatcagcaatcatgtgcgtcactgtggatacttctgcgtgacacatacggggagaacatgaacaaatgggatggtaaacctacttcagctctttcaaagagggtcagggaactgcagagtggcagaaacagaggcagcaatgcccgaaaagtagctgtcacttcttcagctcccgagagcaactgcaattgttccaacagttgcagttcctctcacaacaccaccaattactgtgtacaccctacatgccatgttcagcattaggggtgccctgcctccagccagaaggaggaaagggatagtggagagaaccgaatctattggaatgtattcattaggtggcctggcagttcaagagttcggaaatacagggctttagttgacacaggtgctcaatgtactttattgccatccaattgcaaagggacagagtccatttctatctttggaatcactggtggatctcaagagttaactaaggtacaggctgagatcagtttaactggtaaagagtggaagaaacataccattgtaactggtcctgatgcgccttgcattctgggaattgactttttgagacaaggttgtttcaaagatcctaagggtcataaatgggcttttggtatagcatctgtagagattgaggatgataaattgaaattgtctattagacctgaactttctgatgaatctgcagttgtgggacaacatgacatagaggacctggaagtgccaattgcaactcaaactgttcatcataggcagtacagaactaaccgtgactctttgttgcccattcatcagctgattcgtcaactggagagtcaggctgtcatcgagaaagctcattcacctttcaacagtcccatctggcctgtgcgtaaacctacgggcgactggagactgacagttgactttcgtgccctcaacgaggtgacgccacccatgagtgcagctgtgccgcacatgctggaactccagtacgagctggaatcgaaggaagctaaatggtatgcagcaatagacattgctaatgctttcttctctaatcccatagcaaaggagtgcaggcctcagtttgcattcacctggagaggaatccagtaccagttcaatcatttgcctcaggggtggaagcacagctcaaccatctgtcactcagtcatccacaatgcactggagaaaggtaaagctccagagcacatccagtacatcgacgacatcattgtgtggggccaaactgctgaggaagtcttcgagaaaggtaacaaaatcattgacattctgttgcaagcaggttttgccattaagtgagacaaggtcaaaggacctgccaaagaaattcagtttctgggagtgcggtggcaggatggtcgccgttacattcctcaggacgtgatcaacaaagtctctaccatggcagttcccaccagtaagaaggacacactttctttccttggtgtggtgggattttggagactacacattcctggtttcagtcagattgtcaaacctctgcatgatgtgactcgtaagagaaacaattttgagtggggacttgaacaacaagcagcctttgatcaaattaaacgagaagtagtc
This genomic stretch from Pogoniulus pusillus isolate bPogPus1 chromosome 28, bPogPus1.pri, whole genome shotgun sequence harbors:
- the LRRC3B gene encoding leucine-rich repeat-containing protein 3B isoform X1 encodes the protein MHFVDLWLTRSLSMCLLLQSFVLMILCFHSASMCPKGCLCSHSGGLNVSCSNANLKEIPRDLPPETVLLYLDSNQITSIPNEIFKDLHQLRVLNLSKNGIEFIDEHAFKGVAETLQTLDLSDNRIQSVHKNAFNNLKARARIANNPWHCDCTLQQVLRSMASNHETANNVICKTSVLDEHAGRPFLNAANDADLCNLPKKTTDYAMLVTMFGWFTMVISYVVYYVRQNQEDARRHLEYLKSLPSRQKKPDEADDISTVV